The following are encoded together in the Xanthomonas sacchari genome:
- the bamE gene encoding outer membrane protein assembly factor BamE — MRNLLLVAAVALSTAGCGIIYKQPIYQGNLIKPSAVEQLKVGQSKQQVSALLGSPSIPDPFHAQRWDYTSTERIDRVGHTEIKNFVVFFDNDMVTRWEGDYFPDQDEELAKNSVRQFGRNLAKDKKKQRRGE; from the coding sequence ATGCGCAATCTCCTGCTGGTCGCCGCTGTTGCCCTGTCCACCGCTGGCTGCGGCATCATTTACAAGCAGCCCATCTACCAGGGCAATCTGATCAAGCCGTCGGCCGTGGAGCAGCTCAAGGTCGGGCAAAGCAAGCAGCAGGTCAGCGCGCTGCTGGGCAGCCCCTCGATTCCGGATCCGTTCCACGCGCAGCGCTGGGACTACACTTCCACCGAGCGGATCGATCGCGTCGGCCATACCGAGATCAAGAACTTCGTCGTGTTCTTCGACAACGACATGGTCACCCGCTGGGAAGGCGACTACTTCCCGGATCAGGACGAAGAGCTGGCCAAGAACAGCGTGCGCCAGTTCGGCCGCAACCTGGCCAAGGACAAGAAGAAGCAGCGCCGCGGCGAATGA
- a CDS encoding RnfH family protein → MQIEVVLAWPERFVSQRLDLPEGATVADALAAVALHGATPGMPCAVYGEVAAPTRLLQDGDRVELLRPLLIDPKDARRRRAKPR, encoded by the coding sequence ATGCAGATCGAGGTGGTGCTGGCCTGGCCGGAGCGCTTCGTGTCGCAGCGGCTGGATCTGCCGGAAGGCGCGACCGTGGCCGATGCGCTGGCCGCCGTTGCGTTGCACGGAGCGACGCCCGGTATGCCGTGCGCGGTCTACGGCGAAGTCGCCGCACCGACGCGGCTGTTGCAGGACGGCGACCGGGTGGAACTGCTCAGGCCGCTGCTGATCGACCCCAAGGACGCCAGGCGACGCCGCGCCAAGCCGCGCTGA
- a CDS encoding ubiquinone-binding protein — translation MPIIRRSALVEHAATRMFDLVNDVAAYPRRFAWCDAAHILEQNDRILVARLDLGLGSFRTWFTTENSLQRPDRIDMQLRDGPFKRLQGQWTFQGFNDHASKVSLMLDFEPASRLLGPALALGFQSLADRMVNDFVRVADREQA, via the coding sequence ATGCCTATCATCCGCCGCAGCGCTCTGGTCGAACACGCCGCAACGCGCATGTTCGATCTGGTCAACGACGTCGCCGCCTATCCGCGCCGGTTCGCCTGGTGCGATGCGGCGCATATCCTCGAGCAGAACGACCGCATCCTGGTCGCGCGGCTGGACCTGGGGTTGGGTTCGTTCCGCACCTGGTTCACCACCGAGAACAGCCTGCAGCGCCCGGATCGCATCGATATGCAGCTGCGCGACGGCCCGTTCAAGCGCCTGCAGGGGCAGTGGACCTTCCAGGGTTTCAACGACCATGCCAGCAAGGTCAGCCTGATGCTCGACTTCGAACCGGCCTCGCGCCTGCTGGGGCCGGCGCTGGCGCTGGGCTTCCAGAGCCTGGCCGATCGCATGGTCAACGACTTCGTGCGCGTGGCCGACCGGGAACAGGCCTAG
- the smpB gene encoding SsrA-binding protein SmpB, protein MSKKPAKDKANGATANKTIALNKRARHEYHLEDRYEAGLALQGWEVKSIRAGRANIGESYAFVRQGELFLFGAQITPLIQASTHVVADDRRTRKLLLHRNEIDKLIGRVERDGYTLVPTAMYWSKNKIKLEIALAKGKQDHDKRNAAKDRDWARDKQRIMRRHNKNA, encoded by the coding sequence ATGAGCAAGAAACCCGCCAAGGATAAAGCAAACGGCGCGACGGCCAACAAGACCATCGCCCTGAACAAGCGCGCGCGCCACGAATACCACCTGGAGGACCGCTACGAGGCCGGCCTGGCCCTGCAGGGCTGGGAGGTGAAGTCGATCCGCGCCGGCCGCGCCAACATCGGCGAGAGCTACGCCTTCGTGCGCCAGGGCGAGCTATTCCTGTTCGGCGCGCAGATCACCCCGTTGATCCAGGCCTCCACCCACGTGGTGGCCGACGACCGCCGCACGCGCAAGCTGCTGCTGCACCGGAACGAGATCGACAAGCTGATCGGCCGCGTCGAACGCGACGGCTACACCCTCGTGCCCACCGCGATGTACTGGAGCAAGAACAAGATCAAGCTCGAGATCGCACTGGCCAAGGGCAAGCAGGACCACGACAAGCGCAACGCGGCCAAGGACCGCGACTGGGCCCGCGACAAGCAGCGCATCATGCGCCGGCACAACAAGAATGCCTGA